From the Streptomyces sp. Tu 2975 genome, one window contains:
- a CDS encoding SIS domain-containing protein, with product MSEPLATEAAHRHCQSLQDALGRFRRDGLDQIARWGHHLAAVLPVGGRLLAAGNGGSAAQAQHLTAELVGRYRDERPAHSAIALHAETSSVTAIGNDYGFEHVYARQVAAHGRPGDVLLLLSTSGRSANLTGAAETGRAAGLLVWAMTGPGPNPLTDIADDALCIDADTAATVQEAHLVAVHLLCESFDEATAAPVPPAMTLRHAPGAAATQAAAARRRMS from the coding sequence ATGAGCGAACCACTTGCCACGGAGGCCGCGCACCGGCACTGCCAGTCGCTCCAGGACGCCCTCGGCCGGTTCCGCCGGGACGGCCTCGACCAGATCGCCCGGTGGGGCCACCACCTCGCCGCCGTCCTGCCCGTCGGGGGCCGCCTGCTGGCCGCCGGCAACGGCGGCAGCGCCGCCCAGGCCCAGCACCTGACAGCCGAACTGGTCGGCCGCTACCGCGACGAACGCCCCGCCCACTCCGCCATCGCGCTGCACGCGGAGACCTCCAGCGTCACGGCGATCGGCAACGACTACGGCTTCGAGCACGTCTACGCCCGCCAGGTCGCCGCGCACGGCCGCCCCGGCGACGTCCTGCTGCTGCTGTCCACCTCGGGCCGCAGCGCCAACCTGACCGGCGCGGCGGAGACCGGACGGGCCGCCGGACTGCTCGTGTGGGCCATGACCGGCCCGGGCCCCAACCCGCTGACGGACATCGCCGACGACGCCCTGTGCATCGACGCCGACACCGCCGCCACCGTGCAGGAGGCCCACCTCGTCGCCGTACACCTGCTGTGCGAGTCCTTCGACGAGGCGACGGCCGCTCCGGTGCCGCCCGCCATGACCCTGCGGCACGCGCCGGGCGCGGCCGCCACCCAGGCCGCCGCCGCCCGCCGGAGGATGTCATGA
- a CDS encoding glycosyltransferase, protein MTYSDAIGTEALSIALVSEHASPLAVLGGVDAGGQNVHVARLAGALADRGHRVTVYTRRDARELPDRVRLRTGVEVRHVPAGPPEEIPKDELLPHMLGFGRHLVRDWQSDPPDLVHSHFWMSGMAALYATRELRLPLVHTFHALGTVKRRHQRHADTSPPARIACEKEVGAGCDRILATCRDEVAELAAMGIPPERVGVVPCGVDTDQFTPHGPAVARGAHAHRLIQLGRLVPRKGAAISITALTKLPGVELLVVGGPPPGRLDEDHEVRRLRDLAHGLGVADRVHFTGGVPSEEVAPLIRSADVVLCPGDYEPFGIVPLEAMACGRPVVATAVGGQLDTVADPATGRLVPPRDPEALARAVADLLADPRLREACGEAGRRRVLSRFGWARVAAATEAAYLGVLAARPALARVTGTRVV, encoded by the coding sequence ATGACCTACAGCGATGCCATCGGAACCGAAGCGCTGTCGATCGCGCTCGTCTCGGAGCACGCCAGCCCGCTCGCCGTACTCGGCGGAGTGGACGCCGGCGGTCAGAACGTCCACGTCGCCCGGCTGGCGGGCGCGCTCGCGGACCGCGGCCACCGGGTCACCGTCTACACCCGGCGCGACGCGCGGGAGCTGCCGGACCGCGTGCGGCTGCGCACCGGCGTCGAGGTGCGCCATGTGCCCGCCGGCCCGCCGGAGGAGATACCCAAGGACGAACTCCTGCCGCACATGCTGGGGTTCGGACGTCACCTGGTGCGTGACTGGCAGAGCGACCCGCCCGATCTGGTGCACTCGCACTTCTGGATGTCGGGGATGGCCGCCCTGTACGCCACCCGCGAGCTGAGGCTGCCGCTGGTGCACACGTTCCACGCCCTCGGCACGGTCAAGCGCAGGCACCAGCGGCACGCGGACACCAGCCCGCCGGCACGGATCGCCTGTGAGAAGGAGGTCGGCGCCGGTTGCGACCGGATCCTGGCCACCTGCCGTGACGAGGTGGCCGAACTGGCGGCCATGGGCATCCCGCCGGAGCGCGTCGGCGTCGTGCCGTGCGGCGTCGACACCGACCAGTTCACCCCGCACGGCCCGGCCGTCGCCCGCGGTGCCCACGCCCACCGGCTGATCCAGCTCGGCCGGCTCGTCCCCCGCAAGGGCGCGGCGATCTCCATCACCGCGCTGACCAAACTGCCCGGCGTGGAACTGCTGGTCGTCGGCGGCCCCCCGCCCGGCCGGCTCGACGAGGACCACGAGGTGCGCCGGCTGCGCGACCTGGCCCACGGCCTCGGCGTCGCCGACCGGGTCCACTTCACCGGAGGTGTACCGAGCGAGGAGGTGGCGCCGCTGATCCGCTCCGCCGACGTGGTGCTCTGCCCCGGCGACTACGAGCCCTTCGGCATCGTCCCGCTGGAGGCGATGGCCTGCGGAAGGCCGGTCGTCGCCACCGCCGTCGGCGGCCAGCTCGACACCGTCGCCGACCCCGCCACCGGGCGGCTCGTGCCACCCCGCGACCCCGAGGCGCTCGCCCGCGCGGTGGCCGACCTCCTCGCGGACCCCCGACTGCGTGAGGCCTGCGGCGAGGCCGGACGCCGCCGGGTGCTGAGCCGGTTCGGCTGGGCACGGGTCGCCGCGGCCACCGAAGCCGCCTACCTGGGGGTCCTGGCCGCCCGGCCGGCCCTCGCCCGGGTGACCGGGACACGGGTGGTCTGA
- a CDS encoding glycosyltransferase, producing the protein MNILLWHVHGSWTTAFVQGPHTYLVPVTPGRDADGLGRARTFEWPDTVRETTPEQLRDAQVDLVVLQRPHEMELAERWLGGRRPGRDIPAVYLEHNAPDGDVPATRHPFADRSDLTLVHVTHFNRLFWDNGSTRTAVVEHGIVDPGHLYTGRLARAAVVVNEPVRRGRWTGTDLLAGLAEAAPLDVFGMRTDGLAEHLGLPPDRCRTADLPQRELHGAMAERRLYVHPVRWTSLGLSLLEAMHLGMPVVALATTEAVEAVPAGTGTLSTRPDVLARAVRRYLEDPEAAAADGARARQAALQRYGLKRFLDDWERLMTEVRA; encoded by the coding sequence ATGAACATTCTGCTGTGGCATGTGCACGGTTCCTGGACGACGGCGTTCGTGCAGGGGCCCCACACGTATCTCGTTCCGGTCACACCCGGCCGCGACGCGGACGGGCTGGGGCGGGCCCGTACCTTCGAGTGGCCGGACACGGTGCGGGAGACGACGCCGGAGCAGCTGCGCGACGCGCAGGTCGATCTCGTCGTGCTGCAACGGCCGCACGAGATGGAGCTCGCCGAGCGGTGGCTCGGCGGACGCCGGCCCGGCCGTGACATCCCGGCCGTCTATCTCGAGCACAACGCGCCGGACGGCGACGTACCCGCCACCCGGCACCCGTTCGCGGACCGCAGCGACCTGACGCTGGTTCACGTCACGCACTTCAACCGGCTCTTCTGGGACAACGGTTCGACCAGGACCGCGGTCGTCGAGCACGGCATCGTCGACCCCGGACACCTCTACACCGGGCGGCTCGCCCGTGCGGCCGTCGTGGTCAACGAGCCCGTACGACGCGGCCGCTGGACGGGTACGGACCTGCTCGCCGGGCTCGCGGAAGCCGCCCCGCTCGATGTGTTCGGCATGCGCACCGACGGCCTGGCGGAACATCTCGGCCTGCCGCCGGACCGCTGCCGCACCGCCGATCTGCCGCAGCGGGAACTGCACGGTGCGATGGCCGAACGCCGTCTGTATGTGCATCCGGTGCGCTGGACCTCCCTCGGTCTCTCGCTGCTGGAGGCGATGCATCTCGGGATGCCGGTCGTCGCCCTCGCCACCACGGAGGCCGTCGAGGCGGTGCCCGCCGGCACCGGGACGCTGTCCACCCGGCCCGACGTCCTCGCCCGCGCCGTACGCCGGTACCTGGAGGACCCGGAAGCGGCGGCGGCGGACGGCGCCCGCGCCCGGCAGGCGGCGCTGCAGCGTTACGGACTCAAACGCTTCCTGGACGACTGGGAGCGACTGATGACGGAGGTGCGCGCATGA
- a CDS encoding glycosyltransferase family 9 protein — MSRPRTLVVRLDSAGDVLLAGPAVRAVAAGSSHTALLCGPLGVHAAHLLPGVDEVLVHDAPWVGLEPAPVSYEVTQELLERLRAGRYDRALILVSHHQSPLPIALLLKLAGVGWTAADCEDYPGALLDLRHHRRPRRHEARAALDLALDSGFALPPGDDGSLRVSAPPGTAHLTGPEPYVVLHPGAAVPARAWSAERAARAAAALSAAGHRVVVTGGRAEKDLTAQVAADHALDLGGMTSLPQLAGVLAGARVAVVGNTGPGHLAAAVGTPVACLFAPVVPADRWRPYNVPHVLLGDQRAPCAGSRARKCPVAGHPCLDGVGNAEVLEAVAALGATDKERGARR, encoded by the coding sequence ATGAGCAGGCCCAGAACGCTGGTCGTGCGGCTCGACAGCGCCGGTGACGTGCTGCTGGCCGGACCCGCCGTGCGCGCCGTCGCCGCCGGTTCCTCGCACACCGCGCTGCTCTGCGGACCGCTCGGTGTCCACGCCGCCCACCTGCTGCCCGGCGTGGACGAGGTGCTGGTCCACGACGCCCCCTGGGTTGGGCTGGAGCCGGCGCCCGTGTCGTACGAGGTGACGCAGGAACTGCTGGAGAGGCTGCGGGCCGGCCGCTACGACCGGGCCCTGATCCTCGTCTCCCACCATCAGAGCCCCCTGCCGATCGCGCTGCTGCTGAAGCTCGCGGGCGTCGGCTGGACCGCGGCCGACTGCGAGGACTACCCCGGTGCGCTGCTGGACCTGAGGCACCACCGCAGGCCGCGCCGCCACGAGGCCCGCGCCGCGCTGGACCTCGCCCTGGACTCGGGCTTCGCACTGCCGCCCGGCGACGACGGCTCCCTGCGCGTCAGCGCGCCGCCCGGGACCGCGCATCTGACCGGACCGGAGCCGTACGTGGTGCTGCATCCGGGCGCCGCCGTCCCCGCCCGGGCCTGGAGTGCCGAACGGGCGGCACGGGCCGCCGCCGCGCTCTCCGCCGCCGGCCACCGCGTCGTTGTGACGGGAGGCCGGGCGGAGAAGGACCTGACCGCCCAGGTCGCGGCGGACCACGCGCTGGACCTGGGCGGGATGACGTCCCTCCCCCAACTGGCGGGCGTGCTCGCCGGGGCGCGGGTGGCCGTGGTCGGCAACACCGGTCCAGGGCACCTCGCGGCCGCGGTCGGCACGCCGGTGGCATGCCTGTTCGCGCCCGTGGTGCCGGCCGACCGCTGGCGCCCTTACAACGTCCCGCACGTGCTGCTGGGCGACCAGCGGGCGCCGTGCGCGGGCAGCCGCGCCCGTAAGTGTCCCGTGGCCGGGCACCCCTGCCTCGACGGGGTCGGCAACGCGGAGGTGCTCGAAGCGGTGGCGGCCCTCGGCGCCACGGACAAGGAGCGAGGAGCACGACGATGA
- a CDS encoding glycosyltransferase, whose amino-acid sequence MTARGDEPLRYTVVIPTVGRPSLTGCLRALAAATGPGPVRVVLVDDRRGAPRTPLPVEIPATLRPVTSVVPGRARGPAAARNTGLRVAGPVPWIVFLDDDVVPGPTWCYDLARDLAAAGPRTGGVTARIEVPLPTDRPPTDWERNTAGLATARWITADMAYRREVLEAVGGFDERFPRAFREDADLALRVRAAGWDLAAGVRTTTHPVRPAGRWVSVRLQAGNADDVLMNRLHGRDWWRRADAPRGRLPRHLAVTASAAAALTCAVLARPVAATACAALWLAGTAEFAWARIAPGPRTRDEIISMAVTSAVVPPVATWHWLGAHLRHRRTRPLPRPAAAVVPEGSGRAAPRERVLP is encoded by the coding sequence ATGACCGCCCGTGGGGACGAGCCCCTGCGGTACACCGTGGTGATACCGACCGTCGGCAGGCCCAGCCTGACCGGCTGCCTGCGGGCGCTGGCCGCCGCCACCGGCCCCGGGCCGGTGCGGGTGGTCCTCGTCGACGACCGCCGCGGCGCCCCCCGCACCCCCCTCCCGGTCGAGATCCCCGCGACGCTGCGGCCGGTCACCTCCGTGGTGCCGGGCCGCGCACGGGGACCGGCCGCCGCCCGCAACACCGGTCTGCGGGTGGCAGGCCCCGTCCCCTGGATCGTCTTCCTCGACGACGACGTGGTGCCCGGTCCCACCTGGTGCTACGACCTGGCCCGCGACCTCGCGGCGGCCGGGCCCCGCACCGGCGGCGTCACCGCCAGGATCGAGGTCCCGCTGCCCACGGACCGCCCGCCCACCGACTGGGAGCGCAACACCGCGGGCCTGGCCACCGCCCGCTGGATCACCGCCGACATGGCCTACCGGCGGGAGGTGCTGGAGGCCGTCGGCGGCTTCGACGAACGCTTCCCGCGGGCCTTCCGGGAGGACGCCGACCTCGCGCTGCGCGTCCGGGCGGCCGGGTGGGACCTGGCCGCCGGCGTCCGCACCACCACGCATCCGGTCCGGCCGGCCGGGCGCTGGGTCTCCGTACGCCTCCAGGCGGGCAACGCCGACGACGTGCTGATGAACCGGCTGCACGGCCGGGACTGGTGGCGGCGGGCGGACGCGCCACGGGGGCGCCTGCCCCGCCACCTCGCCGTGACGGCCTCGGCGGCGGCCGCGCTGACGTGCGCGGTCCTGGCCAGGCCCGTCGCGGCCACCGCCTGCGCCGCGCTCTGGCTCGCCGGCACCGCCGAGTTCGCCTGGGCCCGGATCGCGCCGGGCCCGCGTACCCGCGACGAGATCATCTCGATGGCGGTGACCAGCGCGGTCGTTCCGCCCGTCGCCACCTGGCACTGGCTCGGCGCACACCTGCGCCACCGCCGGACGCGCCCTCTGCCGCGGCCCGCAGCGGCCGTGGTCCCGGAGGGGTCCGGTCGGGCGGCGCCGCGGGAGCGGGTGCTGCCATGA
- a CDS encoding carbamoyltransferase C-terminal domain-containing protein, producing MRILGINALFHDPAAALVIDGRTVAAAEEERFSRRKHGKRPLPFSAWELPEQAAAWCLKRAGLRPQDLDAVAYSFDPSLARPTDTMGLDDPWDHLRLAYAREAPGFLQTALPGLDPDIVRFVPHHMAHAASGSFAAPDADTSSVLVLDGRGERASHLAARRIHGRLEALHAQELPHSLGLVYEELTEHLGFLRSSDEFKVMALASHGTPRMLGELRRYVYPTGDGGFRATGVPWQQFCAPRGPEEPWTQEHADVAASAQAVLEETMLDLVRHLHGQTHDSLLTLAGGVALNCVANSRIAREGPFSRVWVQPAAGDAGTALGGALLLSAGAGDDPEPMHGADLGRDWSDAELGAWLKTAAVPFDRPADIAATVAEALADNAIVAWFQGRSEYGPRALGHRSLLAHPGHAGNLERLNDVKGREQFRPVAPMVLADRAAEIFEGPIPSPYMLFVHDVAPAWRERIPAVVHVDGTARIQTVDRSREPLVARMLGEFERLTGLPVVVNTSLNTAGRPMVDDPRDALECFGSSPVDLLAIGPYAIRRGDFFRRSDDTDDLGTGALR from the coding sequence ATGCGCATTCTCGGAATCAACGCCCTGTTCCACGACCCCGCCGCCGCGCTCGTCATCGACGGCAGGACCGTCGCGGCGGCCGAGGAGGAACGCTTCTCCCGGCGCAAGCACGGGAAGCGGCCGCTGCCCTTCTCCGCCTGGGAACTGCCGGAACAGGCCGCCGCCTGGTGTCTGAAGCGCGCCGGGCTGCGACCCCAGGACCTCGACGCGGTGGCTTACTCCTTCGACCCGTCGCTCGCCAGGCCGACCGACACCATGGGCCTCGACGACCCCTGGGACCACCTGCGCCTCGCCTACGCACGAGAGGCCCCCGGCTTCCTGCAGACCGCGCTGCCCGGCCTCGACCCCGACATCGTCCGCTTCGTGCCGCACCACATGGCACACGCCGCCTCCGGCTCCTTTGCCGCACCCGACGCCGACACCTCATCGGTGCTCGTACTCGACGGCCGCGGCGAACGGGCCTCGCACCTCGCCGCCCGCCGGATACACGGCCGGCTGGAGGCCCTGCACGCACAGGAACTGCCCCACTCGCTCGGACTCGTCTACGAGGAGCTGACCGAGCACCTCGGATTCCTGCGCTCCAGCGACGAGTTCAAGGTGATGGCCCTCGCCTCCCACGGCACGCCCCGGATGCTCGGTGAGCTGCGCAGGTACGTGTACCCCACCGGCGACGGCGGCTTCCGGGCGACCGGCGTGCCCTGGCAGCAGTTCTGCGCGCCGCGAGGTCCGGAAGAGCCGTGGACCCAGGAACACGCCGATGTGGCCGCGAGCGCCCAGGCGGTCCTCGAGGAGACCATGCTCGACCTGGTGCGCCACCTGCACGGGCAGACCCACGACAGCCTGCTCACACTCGCCGGCGGTGTCGCCCTCAACTGCGTGGCCAACTCCCGTATCGCCCGCGAAGGCCCCTTCTCCCGGGTCTGGGTGCAGCCTGCCGCGGGTGACGCGGGCACCGCCCTGGGCGGCGCTCTGCTGTTGTCGGCCGGCGCGGGGGACGACCCGGAGCCGATGCACGGCGCCGACCTCGGACGCGACTGGTCCGACGCGGAACTCGGCGCCTGGCTGAAGACCGCCGCCGTGCCCTTCGACCGCCCCGCCGACATCGCCGCGACCGTGGCGGAGGCACTCGCCGACAACGCGATCGTGGCCTGGTTCCAAGGGCGTTCCGAATACGGCCCCAGGGCCCTCGGCCACCGCTCGCTGCTCGCCCACCCGGGCCATGCGGGCAACCTCGAACGCCTCAACGACGTCAAGGGCCGTGAGCAGTTCCGGCCGGTCGCCCCGATGGTGCTCGCCGACCGGGCCGCGGAGATCTTCGAAGGGCCGATTCCCAGCCCGTACATGCTCTTCGTGCACGACGTCGCCCCGGCGTGGCGGGAACGCATCCCCGCCGTCGTCCATGTCGACGGAACGGCCCGCATCCAGACCGTCGACCGGTCGCGCGAACCCCTGGTGGCCCGGATGCTCGGCGAGTTCGAGCGGCTCACCGGACTGCCGGTCGTCGTCAACACCAGCCTGAACACCGCCGGGCGGCCCATGGTCGACGACCCGCGCGACGCCCTCGAGTGCTTCGGCTCCTCGCCCGTCGACCTGCTGGCGATCGGACCGTACGCCATCCGGCGGGGCGACTTCTTCCGGCGCAGCGACGACACCGACGACCTTGGAACGGGAGCCCTGCGATGA